TCTATAAATTAATAAAATTTCAATGTCCCAACATTATTAATTTATAGAGGTTTTACTGTACTTAGTAAATAAAAGAATTCTTACTAAAAGTTTTACTATCTATTGAAACGTAGTTGTGCTGTATCCGAGCTTAATCAACTGACTCGGTGATTTAAAGTTATTCTTCTATGTTTTTGGTATAAAAAAAAAACATATTATTCACCACTCACGTTAACTTATTTACATTAATGTTACTAACTCCTTTTTGGACCTCTCAGAAGCTATTTTAACTTTTGTTTTTTTGATTAACTTGAGGGTATCCAGGCCCGTGGAAAGGCTAAGACTAATCCTTAAAGCGAAGTGCAATCTACGGATAGACCATCCAGGCATTCAAATGAACCCTAAAGCATTGATCTATATTTGTGTTAAGTAACCAGGACAATTATGACTTAGTTTTACGCAGCCCGGGTCGTGTTAGCGTCTCAAACCCGCCTCCTTACCACCACACCACAATCACCGGTCGCTATTTTAATTACTTATACGGTGGCAGAACCGAGAGAAGAAAGAATGCAAGCCCCGGAGTCAAACTTGTGTGCACGGAGCATAGCAAAATTTTGTCTCTAAAACGTGTTATATGCACATAAAATTTAAACTGAATTTTATAATTTATGATTAAATGAAAATACACGTTGATGAGGTTGCTTGTTGGAGAGAATGCTTATTTTGTTTTTCAAGATATGATGAATATTAGGTTCGTGATAACAAACAATACTTAGTTTCGCGATAACAAACAATACTTTATATGCACATTTGGCCATGTAATTATTATGACATACGGCTATGGTCTATGTGGCTATGTAAAATCCCAGTTTCAAGCCTCCTCCGTCTGTTCACACGAGCGATCAGATCATCAGCTCTCTGGTGTAGTGAATCCATCTGCATCGGACTAAGCTTACGCCTTTTACCATCTTCGTGTCTCGGTCTATCCATATTCTCTTTTGTTAACTGTTGACATCCGATTCCCATCTTCATGTTTGCACAAGACCACAAGTCACAAGAATTGTTTCTTACAGTTATGCACTCTTTGCGTAACTCGCTAGTTGAAAGAACAGATCTTGATCTAGAAAACATTGATTCTCCAATGAGGGTGATCACGATGATATTTGTGAGAAGGAATAAGACCTTGGGGGTTGACATGTAAGTAATCACTCTAGAGATAGTTGATATGAAAAATCTGAGAGAAACTTGAAGCCAAAACGGGCTAACAAAAACTATAACACAAACAACAACTACAATAAACGGCAAGAATAGGCGGTCGAGCAACTTAAGAGATGACTTCTTGTTATATTGGGACTCTTGCATGGCCACTACCGGTTCAAGGTATGCCTTAAGTAAACAAGGTTTAGTTAAAATAAGATGGAATATTGAAGAAGCAACTAGAGGAAACTTAGAGCTAAAGGGTGAGAGTCTGGCTGAACTTGAAATGACTCGATTACTTTCGGAAGATATTTATAGTGCGTGCTTGCATGCTATGCAGTTTGAGATTTTATATAAGTTTAAGGGTTCTTACTCGTTAAGATTAAACTAATCACATGCTTCAGACATATATTTTACTTAATTAATTTAGCTTTTTACGTAACCATGTGGGTATGAGAGAACTTTCGAATTATTAACTGCTTTATCCACTATTTTAAGTCTGTTATATTTCACCAACTTTGTTTTTCTTATGCATAATTAATTGGATATAAAGGTTAGAAAGAACCAAACCTAAA
This genomic interval from Brassica oleracea var. oleracea cultivar TO1000 chromosome C2, BOL, whole genome shotgun sequence contains the following:
- the LOC106323516 gene encoding uncharacterized protein LOC106323516, which produces MASWESGCLMGRVRFGFLLLVQSVSAMRAVDGSSKFPLVASSIFHLILTKPCLLKAYLEPVVAMQESQYNKKSSLKLLDRLFLPFIVVVVCVIVFVSPFWLQVSLRFFISTISRVITYMSTPKVLFLLTNIIVITLIGESMFSRSRSVLSTSELRKECITVRNNSCDLWSCANMKMGIGCQQLTKENMDRPRHEDGKRRKLSPMQMDSLHQRADDLIARVNRRRRLETGILHSHIDHSRMS